One genomic segment of Nocardia spumae includes these proteins:
- the ppc gene encoding phosphoenolpyruvate carboxylase — protein sequence MREDQIESATAPLRDDIRFLGAILGETIRDHEGPEVFDLVERVRVEAFRVRRSEVERSAVAEMLRDTDLRVAIPLIRAFSHFLLLANLAEDLQRDRRRAVHVAAGEPPQESSLAATYRALDRAGIDGAVVAEVLEDALVSPVITAHPTETRRRTVFDVQSRITELMRRRARYRDDEPEYAAIDHDIRRQILTLWRTALIRLARLRISDEIEVGLRYYELTLLEIIPRINAEVRTALRELWPGYELLGRPILRPGSWIGGDRDGNPNVTAEVVERATQRAATVILGHYLEELVALEKSLSQSARLVEITPELARLAGAAGDDSAQRADEPYRRAIRGIRLRTAATARRALGSATELPSVFELSGEQIDRVAAYDDPAQLLEELTIVDTSMRASGDGLLADDRLAALRGAVETFGFHLQGLDMRQNSEVHEQVVAELLAWAGVHPDYGSLPEAERVDLLASELSTRRPLLGPRARLSELATKELGVVRAARVALDALGPDTVPNYIISMCTSVSDMLEAALLLKEAGILDPGDEQTPPRCTVGVVPLFETIDDLRGGAATLAAALEVPVYRRLVAARAMAQEVMLGYSDSNKDGGYLAANWALYRAELDLVETARKTGIRLRLFHGRGGTVGRGGGRSYDAILAQPAGAVRGSLRLTEQGEVISTKYAESGSAHRNLESLVAGTLESSLLDVEGLGSGAEAAYEVFEELADAARRAYARLVHETPGFVDYFRSSTPIAEVADLNLGSRPASRKPTNSVSDLRAIPWVMAWSQARVMLPGWYGTGSAIQEWAGSDEERWQTLRELYRRWPFFRTVMSNLAQVMAKADMDIAASYAELVEDPSLRATIFGMIRAEFDRTVDAHAAITGSDQLLSDNPALAESIRNRFPYLEPLNQMQVDLLRRRRAGDDSELVERGILLTMNGLATALRNSG from the coding sequence ATGCGCGAAGATCAGATCGAGAGCGCTACGGCGCCCCTGCGGGACGATATCCGGTTTCTCGGCGCGATCTTGGGTGAGACGATTCGCGATCACGAAGGCCCCGAGGTGTTCGATCTGGTCGAACGCGTGCGGGTCGAGGCTTTCCGGGTCCGGCGCTCCGAGGTCGAACGCAGTGCCGTCGCGGAGATGCTGCGCGATACCGACCTGCGGGTCGCGATCCCGCTGATCCGGGCCTTCAGCCACTTTCTGCTGCTGGCCAATCTCGCCGAGGATCTGCAACGCGACCGCCGGCGAGCGGTCCACGTGGCCGCGGGGGAGCCGCCACAGGAATCGAGTCTCGCGGCCACCTACCGTGCCCTCGACCGGGCGGGTATCGACGGTGCGGTCGTGGCCGAGGTACTCGAGGACGCGCTGGTGTCCCCGGTGATCACCGCCCATCCCACCGAGACCCGCCGCCGGACCGTCTTCGACGTCCAATCCCGGATCACCGAGCTGATGCGCCGCCGGGCCCGCTACCGGGACGACGAACCCGAGTACGCGGCGATCGACCACGACATCCGCCGCCAGATCCTGACCCTCTGGCGTACGGCGTTGATCCGGCTGGCGCGGTTGCGCATCTCCGACGAGATCGAGGTCGGCCTGCGGTACTACGAACTGACCCTGCTCGAGATCATTCCGCGGATCAATGCCGAGGTGCGCACCGCACTGCGCGAGCTCTGGCCCGGATACGAGCTGCTCGGCCGTCCGATCCTGCGACCCGGATCGTGGATCGGCGGCGATCGCGACGGCAATCCCAACGTCACCGCCGAGGTGGTGGAGCGTGCCACCCAACGGGCGGCCACGGTGATCCTCGGTCACTATCTCGAAGAGCTTGTCGCACTGGAGAAATCACTGTCCCAGTCGGCCCGGCTGGTCGAGATCACGCCGGAGCTCGCCCGGCTGGCCGGTGCCGCCGGTGACGATTCGGCCCAGCGCGCCGACGAACCCTATCGGCGCGCGATCCGGGGAATCCGATTGCGCACAGCGGCCACCGCACGGCGCGCGCTGGGATCGGCCACCGAACTGCCGTCGGTCTTCGAACTGTCCGGCGAACAGATCGACCGCGTCGCCGCCTACGACGATCCGGCGCAGCTGCTCGAGGAACTGACCATCGTCGACACGTCGATGCGCGCCTCCGGTGACGGCCTGCTGGCCGACGATCGGCTGGCGGCGCTGCGCGGCGCGGTGGAGACCTTCGGATTCCACCTGCAGGGCCTGGACATGCGCCAGAACTCGGAGGTGCACGAACAGGTCGTGGCCGAACTGCTGGCCTGGGCGGGGGTGCATCCGGACTACGGGAGTCTGCCCGAGGCCGAGCGGGTCGACCTGCTGGCGAGCGAGTTGAGCACACGGCGCCCCTTACTGGGCCCGCGGGCGCGCCTGAGTGAACTCGCGACCAAGGAGCTCGGTGTGGTTCGTGCCGCCCGCGTCGCGCTGGACGCGCTGGGCCCCGACACCGTGCCCAACTACATCATCAGCATGTGCACCTCGGTCAGCGACATGCTCGAGGCTGCCTTGCTGCTCAAGGAGGCCGGGATCCTGGATCCGGGCGATGAACAGACCCCGCCCCGCTGCACGGTCGGAGTGGTTCCGCTGTTCGAGACCATCGATGATCTGCGCGGCGGCGCCGCGACGTTGGCCGCGGCGTTGGAGGTGCCGGTCTATCGGCGCCTGGTCGCCGCCCGCGCGATGGCGCAGGAGGTGATGCTCGGCTACTCCGACTCGAACAAGGACGGCGGATATCTGGCCGCGAACTGGGCGCTGTATCGGGCGGAACTGGATCTGGTCGAGACCGCGCGCAAGACCGGAATTCGCCTGCGACTGTTCCACGGTCGCGGCGGGACCGTCGGACGTGGCGGCGGCCGTAGTTACGACGCCATCCTCGCCCAGCCCGCCGGCGCGGTACGAGGTTCGCTGCGGCTGACCGAGCAGGGTGAGGTGATCTCCACCAAGTACGCCGAATCCGGTTCGGCGCACCGCAATCTGGAATCGCTGGTGGCGGGCACTCTGGAATCGTCGCTCCTGGATGTGGAGGGTTTGGGCTCCGGCGCCGAGGCGGCCTACGAGGTCTTCGAGGAACTCGCGGACGCCGCGCGCCGGGCGTATGCGCGGCTGGTGCACGAAACCCCGGGGTTCGTCGACTATTTCCGCTCCTCGACCCCGATCGCGGAGGTCGCCGACCTGAACCTCGGCAGCCGCCCGGCCTCGCGCAAACCCACCAATTCGGTATCGGATCTGCGCGCGATCCCGTGGGTCATGGCATGGAGCCAGGCTCGGGTCATGTTGCCGGGCTGGTACGGCACCGGCAGCGCGATCCAGGAGTGGGCGGGTTCGGACGAGGAGCGCTGGCAGACGCTGCGCGAGCTGTATCGGCGCTGGCCCTTCTTCCGCACGGTGATGTCGAATCTGGCGCAGGTGATGGCCAAGGCGGATATGGACATCGCCGCCAGCTACGCCGAACTCGTGGAGGATCCGTCGTTGCGCGCCACCATCTTCGGGATGATCCGCGCGGAGTTCGATCGCACCGTCGACGCGCATGCCGCGATCACCGGCAGTGATCAGCTGCTGTCGGACAATCCGGCGCTGGCCGAATCCATCCGTAACCGGTTCCCGTATCTGGAGCCGCTGAACCAGATGCAGGTGGATCTGCTGCGTCGCCGCCGTGCGGGCGACGATTCGGAACTGGTGGAACGCGGCATTCTGCTCACCATGAACGGCCTCGCCACCGCGCTGCGCAATTCCGGGTAG
- a CDS encoding sigma-70 family RNA polymerase sigma factor encodes MTSPATTRVRAIDSDLDAQSPAADLVRVYLNGIGKTALLTAADEVELAKRIEAGLYAQNLLETGKRLSATRKRDLAILVRDGQAARQHLLEANLRLVVSLAKRYTGRGMPLLDLIQEGNLGLIRAMEKFDYAKGFKFSTYATWWIRQAITRGMADQSRTIRLPVHLVEQVNKLARIKRELHQQLGREASDEELSAESGIPVEKIADLLDHSRDPVSLDMPVGNDEEAPLGDFIEDSEATSAESAVIAGLMHRDVRSVLATLDEREQQVIRLRFGLDDGQPRTLDQIGKLFGLSRERVRQIEREVMAKLRKGERADRLRAYAS; translated from the coding sequence ATGACAAGCCCCGCCACCACCCGAGTGCGCGCCATCGATTCCGACCTCGACGCCCAGAGCCCCGCCGCCGACCTGGTACGCGTGTACCTGAACGGGATCGGCAAGACCGCGCTGCTCACGGCCGCCGACGAGGTCGAGTTGGCCAAGCGCATCGAGGCGGGCCTCTATGCCCAGAACCTGTTGGAGACCGGAAAGCGGCTGTCCGCCACTCGTAAGCGCGACCTGGCGATTCTGGTCCGCGACGGCCAGGCCGCTCGCCAGCATCTGCTCGAAGCCAATCTCCGCCTGGTCGTCTCGCTGGCCAAGCGCTACACCGGTCGCGGCATGCCGCTGCTGGACCTGATCCAGGAGGGCAACCTGGGTCTGATCCGCGCGATGGAGAAGTTCGACTACGCCAAGGGCTTCAAGTTCTCCACCTACGCCACCTGGTGGATCCGGCAGGCCATCACCCGCGGTATGGCCGATCAGAGCCGTACCATCCGGCTGCCCGTGCATCTGGTCGAACAGGTCAACAAGCTGGCCCGGATCAAGCGCGAACTGCATCAGCAGCTCGGCCGCGAGGCCAGCGACGAGGAACTGTCGGCGGAATCGGGCATCCCGGTGGAGAAGATCGCCGATCTGCTCGACCACAGCCGCGATCCGGTAAGCCTGGATATGCCGGTCGGCAACGACGAGGAAGCCCCGCTGGGCGACTTCATCGAGGATTCGGAGGCGACCTCGGCCGAGAGCGCCGTCATCGCCGGCCTCATGCACCGCGATGTGCGCAGCGTGCTGGCCACGCTGGACGAGCGCGAACAGCAGGTCATCCGCCTGCGCTTCGGACTCGACGACGGCCAGCCCCGCACTCTCGACCAGATCGGCAAACTGTTCGGTCTCTCGCGTGAGCGCGTGCGCCAGATCGAGCGCGAAGTCATGGCCAAGCTGCGTAAGGGCGAGCGGGCCGACCGCCTGCGCGCGTACGCCAGCTAG
- a CDS encoding DUF7782 domain-containing protein encodes MPADPTTASLLTALAPALRTALIRARYDADTVLDALGADAHAALGRSEPVPVRRAARAAGELGVLVRLLLLGDPLPEAEVAAALAPLDIDRAVAAGLFERDGDLIRTALDLRPLDLGKGTRWVLSDLDDSMRRRTLSADHVLGVGQASLSLLRATPTDPVGSVLDLGTGCGVQAVHAAGYARTVTGTDVSRRALWLADATAALNELDIEFAQGSWFEPVAGRRFDQVVANPPFVVGPARIEHTYRDSGLALDGASELVVSQAPELLNPGGTAAMLASWIHTGDEDWRTRVAGWLPDHGVDAWIVQRDIADPALYVGTWLRDAGLDPRDPEAQRRAEQWLAAFDAAGVEGIGFGFVYLRAVDGPTEVLAEDLTHGFDDPLGSEAPAYFRRSAWLRSVIADNDVAWRARFTVEAATALERVLLPGPEGWRERVVRLHRGDGPRWQHEIDDTLAALLAGMRPDGLPLEELVELLAVGHTGTPATPQFRSEALSAITGLVRHGLITPDELADRTDTTAP; translated from the coding sequence GTGCCTGCCGATCCGACGACCGCCTCCCTGCTCACCGCCCTCGCGCCCGCACTGCGGACCGCGCTGATCCGGGCGCGCTACGACGCCGATACGGTGCTCGACGCTCTCGGCGCCGACGCGCACGCCGCCCTCGGCCGGTCGGAGCCCGTTCCGGTGCGCCGCGCCGCACGTGCGGCCGGTGAACTGGGCGTACTGGTCCGGCTCCTGCTGCTCGGCGACCCGCTGCCGGAGGCGGAAGTGGCCGCGGCCCTCGCACCGCTGGATATCGACCGGGCGGTGGCCGCGGGCCTGTTCGAACGCGACGGTGACCTGATCCGGACCGCGCTGGATCTGCGGCCGCTGGACCTGGGCAAGGGCACCCGGTGGGTGCTGTCGGACCTCGACGATTCGATGCGGCGGCGCACGCTGAGCGCCGACCACGTCCTGGGGGTCGGACAGGCATCACTGTCGCTGCTGCGCGCCACCCCCACCGATCCGGTCGGCTCGGTCCTGGATCTGGGCACCGGCTGCGGCGTGCAGGCGGTGCACGCGGCAGGTTATGCGCGAACGGTGACCGGAACCGATGTCAGCCGCCGGGCGCTGTGGCTGGCCGATGCGACCGCCGCGCTCAACGAACTCGACATCGAATTCGCCCAGGGCTCCTGGTTCGAGCCGGTGGCGGGCCGCCGCTTCGATCAGGTGGTGGCCAATCCGCCGTTCGTGGTCGGCCCCGCCCGGATCGAGCACACCTACCGGGATTCGGGCCTGGCCCTCGACGGCGCCAGCGAACTGGTCGTGTCGCAGGCGCCGGAGCTGCTGAATCCGGGTGGCACGGCCGCCATGCTCGCGTCCTGGATCCACACCGGTGACGAGGACTGGCGGACCCGGGTGGCGGGCTGGCTGCCCGATCACGGCGTGGACGCGTGGATCGTCCAGCGCGATATCGCCGACCCCGCCCTGTACGTGGGCACGTGGCTGCGCGATGCCGGGCTCGATCCCCGCGACCCCGAGGCGCAGCGTCGCGCCGAGCAGTGGCTGGCCGCTTTCGACGCCGCCGGTGTGGAGGGCATCGGATTCGGATTCGTCTATCTGCGCGCCGTCGACGGACCGACCGAAGTACTCGCCGAGGATCTGACCCACGGCTTCGACGACCCGCTCGGTTCGGAGGCTCCGGCCTACTTCCGGCGCTCGGCCTGGCTGCGCTCGGTGATCGCCGACAACGACGTGGCCTGGCGTGCGCGTTTCACCGTCGAGGCGGCCACGGCTCTCGAACGTGTCCTGCTGCCCGGGCCCGAGGGGTGGCGCGAACGTGTGGTGCGGCTGCATCGCGGTGACGGACCTCGCTGGCAGCACGAGATCGACGACACCCTCGCCGCGCTGCTCGCGGGAATGCGACCGGACGGGCTGCCGTTGGAAGAGCTGGTCGAACTGCTCGCAGTCGGCCACACCGGCACTCCCGCCACACCACAATTCCGTTCCGAGGCTCTCTCGGCGATCACCGGGCTGGTGCGACACGGCCTGATCACGCCGGACGAGCTCGCCGACCGCACGGACACCACCGCACCCTGA
- a CDS encoding DUF3099 domain-containing protein, producing the protein MPRPVRPSAGYFPGEDKHPALITEAAPSLEQQHRARVKRYSILMGFRIPCLVLAAAAYGLWSNALISLAIIGVSIPLPWIAVLIANDRPPRSKDEPSRWDGRRATTAIESRPHRPIDG; encoded by the coding sequence ATACCCCGGCCCGTCCGCCCCTCGGCCGGATACTTCCCTGGTGAGGACAAACATCCGGCGTTGATCACGGAGGCTGCTCCGTCGCTGGAACAGCAGCATCGCGCCCGCGTGAAGCGGTACTCGATTCTGATGGGTTTCCGCATTCCGTGCCTGGTCCTGGCGGCGGCGGCCTACGGGCTCTGGAGCAATGCGCTGATCTCGCTGGCGATCATCGGCGTCTCCATCCCCCTGCCGTGGATCGCGGTACTCATCGCCAACGACCGGCCGCCGCGCAGTAAGGACGAGCCCAGCCGCTGGGACGGCCGGCGGGCGACGACAGCGATCGAATCCCGGCCACACCGGCCGATCGACGGCTGA
- a CDS encoding DUF3039 domain-containing protein produces the protein MSTDTLVRPDTTTDESTDNDTPKVFHYVKKDKIAESAVMGTHVVALCGEVFPVTRSAKPGSPVCPDCKRIYEMMKKD, from the coding sequence GTGAGCACCGACACCCTGGTACGTCCGGATACGACCACCGACGAGTCGACCGACAACGACACACCCAAAGTCTTCCACTACGTGAAGAAGGACAAGATCGCCGAGAGCGCCGTCATGGGCACCCACGTGGTGGCCCTGTGCGGTGAGGTCTTCCCGGTGACCCGGTCGGCCAAGCCCGGTTCGCCGGTCTGCCCGGACTGCAAGCGCATCTACGAAATGATGAAGAAGGACTAG
- a CDS encoding YihY/virulence factor BrkB family protein: MAAIRVLWQVIVRVAVKAWGDSIFAKSAAAAFWQTLSLAPLLLGLLGSIGYIGGWFGPDTVHIVEGKIISFSRNLFSANVVDEMIAPTVRDVLQRGRGAVVSVGFVLSLWAGSSAMATFVDAIVAAHGQADARHPVWQRIFALGLYLLFLVAAVFVLPLVALGPTLIGRALPEGWRELGLHLLDNFYYPGAGLLLVIGLTWLYKLALHRSLPWHRLFGGALIAVIFFMTASDILRRYLTWAARAGISYGALATPIAFLLFTFFLAFAVILGAEFNATVQEFWPARATRFEQLKQWWARRRHRVAGVADDTAEGSGSEAGPPTDLPWAQPGSESSSPEGYAEGPSASGRSEDVGGSATFGSADVRPATIGDRHRRWIRPTG, from the coding sequence ATGGCCGCGATCCGGGTGTTGTGGCAGGTGATCGTGCGGGTGGCGGTGAAGGCGTGGGGCGACTCGATCTTCGCCAAGTCGGCGGCCGCGGCGTTCTGGCAGACGCTGTCGCTGGCGCCGCTGCTCCTGGGCCTGCTGGGCAGTATCGGATATATCGGCGGTTGGTTCGGGCCCGATACCGTGCACATCGTCGAGGGCAAGATCATCAGCTTCAGCCGCAACCTCTTCAGCGCGAACGTGGTCGACGAGATGATCGCGCCGACCGTGCGCGACGTCCTGCAACGCGGACGTGGCGCCGTGGTGTCGGTGGGGTTCGTGCTCTCGCTGTGGGCCGGCTCCTCCGCCATGGCGACCTTCGTCGATGCCATCGTCGCCGCCCACGGCCAGGCCGATGCCCGCCATCCGGTGTGGCAGCGCATCTTCGCGCTCGGGCTGTATCTGCTGTTCCTCGTGGCGGCTGTCTTCGTGCTTCCGTTGGTGGCGCTGGGGCCGACGCTGATCGGCCGGGCGCTACCGGAGGGCTGGCGCGAGCTGGGACTGCACCTGCTCGACAACTTCTACTACCCCGGCGCCGGCCTGCTGCTCGTTATCGGGCTCACCTGGCTGTACAAGCTGGCACTGCACCGGTCGCTGCCCTGGCATCGGCTCTTCGGCGGCGCGCTGATCGCGGTGATCTTCTTCATGACCGCCAGCGATATCCTGCGGCGCTATCTGACCTGGGCAGCGCGCGCCGGTATCAGTTACGGCGCCCTGGCGACTCCGATCGCCTTTCTGCTCTTCACTTTCTTCTTGGCCTTCGCGGTCATTCTGGGAGCGGAGTTCAACGCCACCGTGCAGGAATTCTGGCCGGCTCGCGCCACCCGCTTCGAACAGCTCAAACAGTGGTGGGCACGGCGCCGGCACCGGGTGGCGGGCGTTGCGGACGACACCGCCGAGGGTTCGGGATCCGAGGCCGGACCGCCAACGGATCTGCCATGGGCCCAACCCGGCTCCGAGAGTTCGAGCCCGGAGGGCTATGCCGAGGGCCCCTCGGCCTCCGGCCGGTCCGAGGACGTCGGCGGATCGGCGACCTTCGGTTCGGCCGATGTGCGCCCGGCGACGATCGGGGATCGCCATCGCAGGTGGATCCGCCCCACCGGGTGA
- a CDS encoding DEAD/DEAH box helicase — translation MTSGGGGSLRAWQRRALTRYLTTKPRDFLAVATPGAGKTTFALRLATELLTDRTVDQITVVAPTEHLKHQWSAAAARLGIALDSNFSNSTGGTSGDFHGVVVTYAQVASHPFKHRVRTENRRTLVILDEIHHAGDAKSWGDATAEAFGDATRRLALTGTPFRSDDSQIPFVNYEPDESGFPRSSADYTYGYSEALADGVVRPVVFLAYSGEAQWRDSAGEEYTARLGEPLSAEQTARAWRTALDPAGDWMSKVLSAADTRLRQLRATGMPDAGGLVIATDQEKARDYAELLEHISGSKPAVVLSDDPSSSDRIGEFSKSTDPWMVAVRMVSEGVDVPRLAVGVYATSASTPLYFAQAIGRFVRARRTGETASVFLPSVPVLLDLAAQLEVQRDHVIGKPHREKNALDDELLIDANKQKDEPGEEERAFVALAADAELDQVIYDGDSFGTATFAGSDEEADYLGIPGLLDADQMRALLRDRQTRQIAERSAAATMTEAPEAGPSAAAAAERVATADRLGELRRELNSLVAMHHHRTGKPHGVIHGELRRECGGPPTALATADQLSQRISALRRM, via the coding sequence GTGACTTCGGGTGGTGGCGGTTCGTTACGAGCATGGCAGCGCAGGGCACTCACCAGATATCTGACGACCAAACCGCGGGACTTCCTGGCCGTGGCCACGCCCGGTGCGGGTAAGACCACCTTCGCGTTGCGGTTGGCGACCGAGCTGCTCACCGATCGCACCGTCGACCAGATCACGGTGGTGGCGCCCACCGAACACCTCAAGCATCAGTGGTCGGCGGCCGCGGCGCGCCTGGGTATCGCGCTGGATTCGAACTTCTCCAACAGCACCGGCGGTACCTCCGGCGACTTCCACGGTGTCGTGGTCACCTACGCGCAGGTGGCCTCGCATCCGTTCAAACACCGGGTGCGGACCGAGAATCGCCGTACTCTCGTGATCCTCGACGAGATCCACCACGCCGGTGATGCCAAGAGCTGGGGTGACGCGACCGCGGAGGCGTTCGGTGACGCCACCCGCCGGCTGGCGCTGACCGGTACGCCCTTCCGCAGCGACGATTCGCAGATCCCGTTCGTCAATTACGAGCCCGACGAATCCGGGTTCCCGAGGTCGAGCGCCGACTACACCTACGGATACTCCGAGGCGCTCGCCGACGGCGTCGTGCGCCCGGTGGTCTTCCTGGCCTACTCGGGTGAGGCGCAGTGGCGCGACAGCGCCGGCGAGGAGTACACCGCGCGACTGGGTGAGCCGCTGAGCGCCGAACAGACCGCACGCGCCTGGCGCACCGCCCTCGACCCCGCTGGGGATTGGATGTCGAAGGTGCTCTCCGCCGCCGATACCCGGCTGCGGCAGCTGCGCGCCACCGGTATGCCCGACGCCGGCGGCCTGGTGATCGCGACCGACCAGGAGAAGGCCCGCGACTACGCCGAACTGCTGGAACACATCTCGGGCAGCAAACCCGCGGTGGTGCTGTCCGACGACCCGTCCTCCTCGGACCGGATCGGCGAGTTCAGCAAGAGCACCGATCCGTGGATGGTCGCGGTGCGCATGGTGTCCGAGGGCGTCGACGTGCCCCGCTTGGCCGTCGGCGTGTACGCCACCAGCGCCTCGACGCCGCTGTATTTCGCCCAGGCCATCGGCCGCTTCGTCCGCGCCCGCCGCACCGGTGAGACCGCGAGTGTCTTCCTGCCCTCGGTGCCGGTACTGCTCGATCTGGCCGCACAGCTCGAGGTGCAGCGCGATCACGTCATCGGCAAACCGCATCGGGAGAAGAACGCTCTCGACGACGAGCTGCTGATCGACGCCAACAAGCAGAAGGACGAGCCCGGCGAGGAGGAACGCGCGTTCGTCGCGCTGGCCGCCGACGCCGAACTGGATCAGGTGATCTACGACGGTGACTCGTTCGGGACCGCCACCTTCGCCGGCAGCGACGAGGAAGCCGACTATCTCGGGATTCCCGGCCTGCTCGACGCCGACCAGATGCGGGCCCTGCTGCGGGACCGGCAGACCCGGCAGATCGCCGAGCGCAGCGCCGCGGCGACCATGACCGAGGCGCCCGAAGCCGGGCCCTCCGCGGCGGCCGCGGCCGAACGGGTCGCGACCGCCGATCGGCTCGGGGAGTTGCGGCGCGAACTCAACTCGTTGGTCGCGATGCATCATCACCGCACCGGGAAACCGCACGGGGTGATCCACGGCGAACTGCGCCGCGAATGCGGGGGCCCGCCGACCGCGCTGGCCACCGCCGATCAGCTGTCTCAGCGCATTTCCGCACTGCGCAGGATGTGA
- a CDS encoding TetR/AcrR family transcriptional regulator → MAERGRPRGFDRDIALRRAMEVFWEHGYEGAAMNDLTGAMGINSPSLYAAFGCKEQLFREAVELYGRTEGGYTERALATAPTARAAIEAMLRDNAAAYCDPATPRGCLVVVAGNTAGPRHGAVREFLAERRRRTTTAVRQRLDRGIDDGDLHTGTDTAGLADFYTAVLFGLSVQAGDGVNAARLDSTIDRALCAWPESVGRG, encoded by the coding sequence ATGGCCGAACGCGGACGACCGCGCGGGTTCGATCGCGACATCGCGCTGCGACGCGCGATGGAGGTGTTCTGGGAACACGGCTACGAGGGCGCCGCCATGAACGATCTGACCGGGGCGATGGGTATCAACTCCCCCAGCCTGTACGCCGCCTTCGGCTGTAAGGAGCAGTTGTTCCGTGAGGCGGTGGAACTCTACGGTCGCACCGAGGGCGGGTATACCGAGCGCGCGCTCGCGACCGCGCCGACCGCCCGCGCCGCCATCGAGGCGATGCTGCGCGACAACGCCGCCGCCTACTGCGATCCCGCGACTCCACGCGGCTGCCTGGTGGTCGTCGCCGGCAACACCGCCGGACCCCGCCACGGCGCCGTCCGCGAATTCCTGGCCGAGCGCAGGCGCCGGACCACGACGGCGGTCCGGCAACGCCTCGACCGCGGGATCGACGACGGCGATCTGCACACCGGCACCGATACCGCCGGCCTGGCCGACTTCTACACCGCGGTGCTGTTCGGACTGTCGGTTCAGGCCGGCGACGGTGTGAACGCCGCGCGGCTCGACAGCACCATCGACCGCGCGTTGTGCGCCTGGCCGGAGTCCGTCGGCCGCGGGTGA
- a CDS encoding SDR family NAD(P)-dependent oxidoreductase produces the protein MSELTGTVALVTGGSRGIGAAIARRLAAAGADIAITYRSGADPAEAVAADIRAAGRRAITLSADSADAEQVVDAVNRTAAELGGVDILVNNAGIFPAKPFEEFSLAEIDRALHIHARAAFVAAQAALPHMDRGGRIISIGSNLSERALFDGLTLYNLSKSALNGFTRALARELGPRGITVNLVQPGSTDTDMNPAAAAHAEQQVRASALGRFGAADDVAALVAFLAGPDGARLTGATLTVDGGTNA, from the coding sequence ATGAGCGAGTTGACCGGCACCGTGGCCCTCGTCACCGGCGGCAGCCGGGGGATCGGCGCGGCGATCGCGCGGCGCCTGGCCGCCGCGGGGGCCGACATCGCGATCACCTACCGCAGCGGTGCGGATCCGGCCGAGGCCGTCGCCGCCGATATTCGCGCCGCCGGCCGGCGAGCGATCACCCTGTCCGCGGACAGCGCCGACGCCGAGCAGGTCGTCGACGCGGTGAACCGCACGGCCGCAGAGCTGGGCGGCGTCGACATCCTCGTCAACAACGCGGGCATCTTCCCCGCGAAACCGTTCGAGGAGTTCTCACTCGCCGAGATCGACCGGGCTCTGCACATCCATGCCCGCGCGGCGTTCGTCGCGGCGCAGGCCGCGCTGCCGCACATGGATCGTGGCGGGCGCATCATCAGCATCGGCTCGAACCTGTCCGAGCGCGCCCTCTTCGACGGGCTCACCCTCTACAACCTCAGTAAGTCGGCGCTCAACGGATTCACCCGGGCGCTGGCGCGGGAGCTGGGTCCGCGCGGAATCACGGTGAATCTGGTGCAGCCGGGATCCACCGATACGGATATGAACCCGGCGGCGGCCGCCCACGCCGAACAACAGGTGCGAGCCTCGGCGCTGGGCCGTTTCGGTGCCGCCGACGATGTCGCCGCTCTGGTCGCCTTCCTGGCCGGTCCCGACGGGGCGCGTCTCACCGGTGCCACGCTCACCGTCGACGGCGGGACCAACGCCTGA